A section of the Paenibacillus odorifer genome encodes:
- a CDS encoding undecaprenyl-phosphate glucose phosphotransferase, with the protein MIRRNQKFLTQLYMVADFLVIQLSFLAAWWIKFKSGWMESYNTLPVESYAYWSLIYGGVAVLIGILLSLYLPKRKKRFVDEFLKIFQVHIIGIFILLGLMFFVKEIDISRVYLAIYMGFNVLSIMLYRYVLKKMLKSLREKGLNRQFVLIIGAGTLGKRFYNNLEQYPELGYEAIGFLDDYHTWDGIEEQRYKPILGTVDQLSGMLEMLPVDEVILALPLDAHSKYPSIIAACEKAGVRTLIIPDFFDYLPARPYFDNFAGMPMINVRDIPLDMTGNKMAKRLFDIVFSLFAIIMISPVMLIVALGVRLTSPGPIIFRQERVGLNRRNFMMYKFRSMKMQQDGEEDTGWSTREDPRRTRFGTFIRKTSLDELPQFFNVLLGHMSVVGPRPERPFYVEQFRDEIPKYMVKHHVRPGITGWAQSNGLRGDTSIEERIKHDIFYIENWSLLFDIRIIFKTIRNGFVNKNAY; encoded by the coding sequence ATGATTCGGCGGAATCAGAAATTTTTGACACAGCTCTATATGGTTGCTGACTTTCTTGTCATCCAACTGTCCTTTTTAGCGGCTTGGTGGATCAAGTTCAAGAGCGGATGGATGGAATCCTATAACACGCTGCCCGTAGAGTCTTACGCTTATTGGAGTTTAATTTATGGCGGAGTGGCAGTTCTAATTGGTATACTCCTGTCACTGTATTTGCCTAAGCGTAAGAAACGTTTTGTCGATGAATTTCTGAAGATTTTTCAAGTGCATATAATTGGTATTTTTATTCTGCTGGGTTTGATGTTTTTTGTGAAAGAAATTGATATCTCCCGTGTCTACCTTGCTATTTATATGGGATTTAACGTTCTTTCCATTATGCTTTACCGTTATGTGCTGAAGAAGATGCTTAAATCTTTGCGCGAAAAAGGATTGAACCGCCAGTTCGTACTTATCATCGGCGCAGGTACTCTTGGTAAAAGATTCTACAACAATTTGGAACAATATCCTGAGCTTGGATATGAAGCCATTGGCTTTTTAGACGATTACCATACTTGGGACGGGATTGAGGAGCAACGGTATAAACCTATCCTGGGAACGGTCGATCAGTTATCCGGAATGCTGGAGATGCTGCCTGTGGACGAGGTTATTCTAGCCTTGCCGCTCGATGCGCATTCTAAATATCCTTCGATTATTGCGGCCTGTGAAAAAGCAGGGGTACGCACATTGATTATTCCGGATTTCTTTGATTATTTACCGGCGCGTCCTTACTTTGATAACTTCGCAGGTATGCCAATGATTAATGTTCGTGATATTCCACTGGATATGACGGGTAATAAGATGGCAAAACGTTTGTTTGATATCGTGTTCTCTCTATTCGCGATTATTATGATATCTCCCGTGATGCTGATCGTAGCTCTCGGCGTACGTCTTACCTCACCGGGACCGATTATATTCCGGCAGGAACGTGTGGGACTTAATCGGCGTAATTTTATGATGTATAAGTTCCGTTCAATGAAGATGCAGCAGGACGGGGAAGAGGATACAGGTTGGAGTACGCGGGAAGATCCTCGTAGAACTCGATTTGGAACCTTTATCCGTAAGACAAGTCTGGATGAGCTTCCGCAATTTTTTAATGTGTTACTAGGCCATATGAGTGTAGTTGGTCCACGGCCAGAACGACCATTTTATGTAGAACAATTCCGTGATGAAATTCCGAAGTATATGGTGAAGCACCATGTGCGTCCAGGAATTACGGGCTGGGCACAGAGCAATGGGCTGCGCGGGGACACTTCAATTGAGGAACGGATTAAGCACGATATTTTCTATATCGAGAACTGGTCCTTACTGTTCGACATTCGAATTATTTTCAAAACGATTCGCAACGGCTTCGTTAACAAAAACGCATATTGA
- a CDS encoding glycosyltransferase family 2 protein has protein sequence MDCIRSVYDSETNYSYEIILIDNNSHDDSVEMIGREFPSVMLIANNDNVGFARANNQGMEASSGRYVLLLNSDTVVRRDTLETMISFMDGRSDVGASGCKIILPDGSLDKACKRGFPTPSASFYYAFGFSKLFPDRPKFNGYQLGYLDPDLDYPIDCLVGAFMLLRRETIDQVGGLDEEFFMYGEDLDWCYRIKEAGWEIYYYPKTSIVHLKGGSARRRPFKIVYEFHRAMILFHRKHYSRKYNSIINGTVYAGVGVKFALSLLRNALIFPKAVPSPAQSLSSATETGARNDKNTEVRL, from the coding sequence ATGGACTGTATCAGGTCGGTATATGACTCAGAAACGAACTATTCCTATGAAATTATTTTGATAGACAACAATTCCCATGATGATTCGGTAGAGATGATTGGTAGAGAGTTTCCAAGTGTCATGTTGATCGCAAATAACGACAATGTCGGTTTTGCCCGTGCAAATAATCAGGGGATGGAAGCTTCATCCGGACGTTATGTGCTTTTGCTCAATTCAGATACGGTGGTACGCAGGGACACGCTGGAGACGATGATCTCCTTTATGGATGGTCGGTCCGATGTTGGGGCGTCAGGATGTAAGATTATTTTGCCAGATGGGTCGCTGGATAAAGCGTGTAAGCGTGGATTTCCTACACCGTCAGCTTCCTTCTATTATGCTTTTGGTTTCAGTAAGTTATTTCCAGATCGACCGAAGTTTAACGGTTACCAGTTAGGTTATCTGGACCCTGATCTTGATTACCCGATAGATTGTCTGGTGGGTGCGTTTATGTTGTTGCGGCGGGAGACGATTGATCAGGTCGGCGGATTAGATGAAGAGTTTTTTATGTACGGTGAGGATTTAGACTGGTGCTATCGTATTAAAGAGGCTGGGTGGGAGATTTATTATTATCCGAAGACTTCCATCGTACATCTTAAAGGCGGCAGTGCCAGACGTAGACCGTTCAAGATCGTCTATGAATTTCACAGGGCAATGATTTTATTTCATCGTAAGCATTATAGTAGGAAGTACAACAGTATTATAAATGGAACAGTATATGCTGGTGTTGGTGTGAAATTTGCTCTGTCCCTTTTGCGGAATGCCCTAATCTTTCCTAAAGCAGTTCCATCACCTGCACAGAGTCTTAGCTCTGCTACGGAAACTGGCGCTCGTAACGATAAGAATACTGAGGTGAGATTATGA
- a CDS encoding glycosyltransferase family 2 protein, translating into MNNKTVSVHIVTYNSADDIIDCLEAVMAQDYPIEKIVVVDNASSDDCAEKVNMFFNAIDKGAFSSNSLEDLEPFNSQANMEAPTSLLLIQNQKNTGFAPAHNQAIATTETDYVLVLNPDLTLAPDYISRLIAQMEANPQIGSATGKLLLKVDHGSVDSTGLQMNKARRAFDRGAGEPAEQWTQSGTVFGVSGAAAMYSRRMIEDVSVGGEFFDADFFAYKEDVDVAWRAQLFGWQGYYDAEAIGYHERGWKTSGRSTKPMFIRRISYINRYKMIYKNESARTMLKTILVSLPYEIAAHGYMLLREPKLIVAWKSFFTQLPALRKKRKYIQTVVKERKKPVN; encoded by the coding sequence ATGAATAACAAAACAGTTAGTGTACATATCGTGACCTACAACAGTGCGGATGACATTATAGATTGCTTAGAGGCAGTAATGGCACAGGATTATCCTATTGAGAAAATTGTTGTTGTGGATAATGCGTCTTCGGACGATTGTGCAGAGAAAGTGAATATGTTCTTTAACGCGATCGATAAAGGGGCTTTTTCAAGTAATTCACTAGAGGATTTAGAACCGTTCAATTCACAAGCTAACATGGAAGCGCCCACGAGCCTGCTACTTATCCAAAATCAAAAAAACACAGGCTTCGCCCCAGCTCATAACCAAGCTATAGCTACTACAGAAACAGATTATGTGCTCGTTCTCAATCCGGATTTGACGCTGGCTCCAGACTATATCTCTAGACTAATCGCACAAATGGAAGCCAACCCGCAGATCGGCAGCGCCACAGGTAAGCTTTTGCTAAAGGTTGATCACGGATCAGTAGATAGCACTGGTCTTCAGATGAACAAGGCACGTCGTGCGTTTGACCGTGGTGCAGGTGAGCCAGCAGAACAATGGACACAGTCGGGGACAGTATTTGGCGTTTCTGGGGCTGCGGCGATGTATTCTCGGCGGATGATTGAAGACGTTAGTGTTGGTGGGGAGTTTTTTGATGCAGATTTTTTTGCATATAAGGAAGATGTGGATGTGGCTTGGAGAGCCCAGCTTTTTGGCTGGCAAGGGTATTATGATGCTGAGGCAATTGGGTATCATGAACGTGGGTGGAAAACGTCTGGCCGCAGTACCAAACCGATGTTTATCCGGCGAATATCTTACATTAATCGCTACAAAATGATCTACAAGAATGAATCGGCTCGAACTATGCTGAAGACAATCTTGGTTTCTCTTCCCTATGAAATTGCCGCTCATGGTTATATGCTTCTGAGAGAGCCGAAGTTAATCGTAGCATGGAAATCCTTTTTTACTCAGCTCCCAGCGTTGAGAAAGAAACGAAAATATATACAGACCGTCGTAAAAGAGAGAAAGAAACCCGTAAATTGA
- the rfbD gene encoding dTDP-4-dehydrorhamnose reductase, with protein MKVLVTGAAGQLGQDVVLLLQHQGHEVLACDRQEMDITDLDQCIQVIGGFGPDAVIHCAAHTAVDAAESDIDAAYLINATGSRNVALASEKAGAKLVYISTDYVFDGMGAQPYHEYDNTDPKSIYGKSKRAGEVLVQSLSSKYFIVRTSWVYGKYGNNFVKTMLKLGQEKPMLQVVDDQKGSPTYTVDLARFLLELVQTEKYGVYHASNSDSCTWFEFTQAIFVEAEDILGFKFTATLEPCATEQFPRPAPRPRNSVMEHLSIRTNGFEDIRPWREGLRDFLLELKE; from the coding sequence ATGAAGGTACTTGTTACAGGTGCGGCCGGACAACTAGGTCAGGACGTAGTTTTACTGCTCCAGCATCAAGGTCACGAAGTGTTGGCTTGCGATCGTCAGGAGATGGATATTACTGATCTGGATCAGTGCATCCAAGTTATTGGCGGTTTTGGACCGGATGCGGTTATTCACTGTGCTGCTCATACGGCAGTAGATGCGGCAGAAAGTGATATTGATGCAGCTTATTTAATTAATGCTACTGGAAGCCGAAATGTAGCGCTAGCTTCTGAAAAAGCTGGAGCCAAGCTGGTGTATATTAGCACGGATTATGTGTTTGATGGTATGGGAGCACAGCCTTACCATGAATATGATAATACAGACCCTAAGAGTATATACGGCAAATCGAAACGTGCGGGTGAGGTACTAGTTCAATCCCTCTCCTCTAAGTATTTCATCGTACGAACATCATGGGTGTACGGCAAATACGGGAATAACTTTGTCAAAACAATGCTAAAGCTTGGTCAAGAAAAGCCAATGCTTCAAGTTGTCGATGACCAAAAAGGTTCGCCTACTTATACAGTCGATTTAGCTCGATTCTTGCTTGAGCTTGTTCAAACTGAGAAGTATGGTGTATACCATGCGTCAAATAGCGACTCTTGTACCTGGTTTGAATTTACACAGGCGATCTTTGTAGAGGCCGAGGATATTTTGGGTTTCAAATTCACTGCTACGCTTGAACCGTGTGCCACGGAACAGTTTCCGAGACCTGCACCACGTCCTCGGAATTCGGTGATGGAGCATCTGTCGATACGTACGAATGGTTTTGAGGACATTCGGCCTTGGCGTGAAGGCTTGAGAGATTTCCTCTTAGAGCTAAAAGAATAG
- the rfbB gene encoding dTDP-glucose 4,6-dehydratase: MKLLVTGGAGFIGSNFVLYMLQQHPDYEIVNVDALTYAGNLENLKSIENHPNYTFVKADITDVTAMDELISQGVDVVVNFAAESHVDRSILEPEVFVKTNVLGTQVLLDAAKKYSITKFVQVSTDEVYGSLGATGLFTEETPLAPNSPYSASKAGGDLLVRAYHETFGLPVNITRCSNNYGPYQFPEKLIPLMISRALADQALPVYGDGMNIRDWLYVEDHCSAIDLVIHKGVNGEVYNIGGNNERTNVHIVNTVLQELGKPDSLITYVQDRPGHDRRYGIDPTKIMNELGWKPKHTFETGIKETIQWYLNNREWWTRIQSGEYQKYAEQQYGDRLGDSL, from the coding sequence ATGAAACTGCTAGTTACTGGCGGGGCTGGGTTTATCGGCAGCAACTTTGTGCTGTACATGTTACAACAACACCCTGATTACGAAATTGTTAATGTGGATGCATTGACTTACGCAGGTAATCTGGAGAACCTAAAATCGATCGAGAATCATCCGAACTATACGTTCGTGAAGGCTGATATTACAGATGTTACTGCGATGGATGAACTGATTAGCCAGGGTGTGGATGTCGTTGTTAATTTCGCGGCTGAATCGCATGTGGATCGGAGTATTTTAGAGCCGGAAGTGTTTGTGAAGACGAACGTACTTGGAACACAAGTACTTTTGGATGCGGCGAAAAAATACAGTATCACTAAGTTTGTTCAAGTATCTACGGATGAGGTATATGGATCACTGGGTGCGACTGGATTATTCACCGAAGAAACTCCTTTGGCTCCTAACAGTCCATATTCAGCAAGCAAAGCAGGCGGAGACTTGCTAGTACGTGCATATCACGAAACGTTTGGACTGCCAGTGAATATTACCCGCTGCTCAAACAATTATGGCCCGTACCAATTCCCGGAAAAACTTATTCCGCTGATGATCTCCCGCGCACTTGCTGATCAAGCGTTGCCTGTTTATGGCGATGGAATGAATATCCGCGACTGGTTGTATGTTGAGGATCATTGCAGCGCGATTGATCTGGTTATTCACAAGGGTGTGAACGGCGAAGTCTACAACATTGGTGGTAATAATGAACGTACGAATGTGCATATTGTAAACACGGTATTGCAGGAACTAGGCAAGCCTGATTCTTTGATTACTTATGTTCAAGACCGTCCTGGTCATGATCGCCGTTATGGTATTGATCCAACTAAGATTATGAATGAACTGGGATGGAAGCCGAAACATACATTTGAAACAGGTATTAAAGAAACTATCCAATGGTATCTCAATAACCGCGAGTGGTGGACCCGTATTCAATCTGGGGAATACCAAAAATATGCTGAACAGCAATATGGTGATCGATTAGGTGACTCATTGTAA
- the rfbC gene encoding dTDP-4-dehydrorhamnose 3,5-epimerase, giving the protein MKVTPLQLQGASILEPVVHGDNRGFFMESYNEEIMHKLGVNYQFIQDNQSLSAEVGVLRGLHYQLNPKAQTKLIRVLSGAIYDVIVDIRRTSPTFGQWVGVILSEYNKRQLLVPKGFAHGFCTLVPNTQVLYKVDEYYSPENDRGILWNDPTLGIDWPTSSPILSDKDQRHPLLKDAEINFD; this is encoded by the coding sequence ATGAAAGTTACACCTCTACAACTACAAGGCGCTAGTATACTAGAACCTGTGGTCCACGGCGACAACCGGGGTTTTTTTATGGAAAGCTACAACGAAGAAATCATGCACAAGCTTGGCGTTAACTATCAATTTATCCAAGATAACCAATCTCTTTCTGCAGAGGTTGGGGTGTTGCGTGGCTTACATTACCAGTTAAACCCTAAAGCTCAAACTAAATTAATTCGCGTCTTATCCGGTGCTATTTATGATGTTATCGTCGATATCCGTCGTACTTCTCCAACATTTGGGCAATGGGTGGGAGTAATTCTTAGCGAATATAATAAGCGTCAGCTACTGGTGCCTAAAGGCTTCGCGCATGGTTTTTGTACGTTAGTGCCTAACACCCAAGTATTATATAAGGTGGACGAATATTATTCCCCTGAAAATGATCGTGGCATATTATGGAATGACCCAACCTTAGGTATTGATTGGCCGACTTCTAGTCCGATATTGTCGGATAAGGATCAACGTCATCCATTACTGAAAGATGCGGAAATAAACTTTGATTAA
- a CDS encoding EamA family transporter, translating to MLASGQIFFKLGLEKMGGVSLNNAWKALFNIQIIAGLLLYVFATLVWFVVLSRVPLSVAYPVQSIAYVLGLLAALFIFNEPVSLMKWLGMIVIMVGVFVIAVD from the coding sequence ATGTTAGCTTCGGGACAAATTTTCTTTAAATTAGGACTAGAGAAAATGGGAGGGGTTAGTTTAAATAATGCATGGAAAGCATTATTTAATATCCAAATTATAGCAGGTCTACTGCTATATGTTTTTGCAACATTAGTTTGGTTTGTTGTTTTATCTAGAGTGCCTTTAAGTGTTGCTTACCCTGTACAAAGTATAGCTTATGTTCTAGGCTTACTCGCTGCTCTGTTCATATTTAATGAACCAGTTTCACTTATGAAATGGCTAGGAATGATAGTAATAATGGTTGGCGTTTTTGTAATAGCAGTGGATTAA
- a CDS encoding DUF2304 domain-containing protein, with product MISYKLQVILLIGSVLCFVLLINMIRKYRIELKYSMLWLCIMLIVLVLSIFPSSFETIAGLMGIEIPVNALFLLSIFGVTLILFSLTIVISRSTIKVKELSQEIGLLKYEVEELKRTKNNEK from the coding sequence ATGATATCTTATAAGCTTCAAGTTATTTTGTTAATTGGTTCTGTTCTTTGCTTTGTTCTTCTTATCAATATGATTCGTAAATATCGTATTGAGTTGAAGTACTCAATGTTATGGTTATGTATAATGTTAATTGTCCTTGTTCTTTCCATATTCCCCAGTTCGTTTGAAACGATTGCTGGTCTGATGGGTATAGAGATACCTGTAAATGCACTGTTCTTGCTTTCTATTTTTGGAGTTACTTTAATTTTATTTTCATTAACTATAGTGATATCGAGGTCAACAATAAAAGTGAAAGAATTATCACAAGAAATTGGGTTGCTTAAGTACGAAGTGGAAGAGTTAAAACGAACAAAAAATAATGAAAAATGA
- a CDS encoding glycosyltransferase family 2 protein: MNKKKILLIIPAYNEEDNILRLLNNIKATNIPNSEILVINDCSADTTSRMCKNIGVSVVDLPCNLGIGGAVQTGYKYAHNFGFDIAIQVDGDGQHNPKYISKLIEPLLNDEADLVIGSRYIEKTGFQSSRIRRIGINYFSNLLLLLTNQVITDPTSGFRACNKGVIELFSKRYPTDYPEPESIMYLKRNGFSLKEVPVEMKSRQGGKSSITKLKSVYYMLKVSLAILIDKMRKQIV, translated from the coding sequence ATGAATAAAAAGAAAATCCTATTGATAATACCTGCTTATAATGAAGAAGATAATATTTTGCGGCTTTTAAACAATATCAAAGCAACTAACATTCCGAATTCAGAGATATTAGTCATTAATGATTGTTCAGCTGATACTACTAGTCGTATGTGTAAAAATATAGGGGTTTCAGTTGTGGATCTTCCGTGTAATTTGGGTATTGGTGGAGCAGTTCAAACGGGATATAAATATGCTCACAATTTTGGTTTTGACATTGCTATTCAAGTAGATGGGGATGGTCAGCATAATCCTAAATATATTTCCAAATTAATAGAGCCCTTATTAAATGATGAAGCTGATTTGGTAATTGGTTCTCGTTATATTGAGAAAACGGGATTTCAAAGTTCAAGGATAAGAAGAATTGGTATAAATTATTTTTCTAATCTTTTGTTGCTCCTTACTAATCAAGTCATTACTGATCCGACATCTGGATTTCGTGCTTGTAATAAAGGTGTAATTGAACTTTTCTCGAAGAGATATCCTACAGATTATCCAGAACCTGAGTCAATAATGTATCTAAAGAGAAACGGGTTTTCTTTGAAGGAAGTTCCTGTGGAGATGAAATCGAGGCAGGGAGGAAAATCGTCCATCACAAAATTGAAATCAGTATATTATATGCTGAAAGTCTCTTTAGCTATACTTATTGATAAAATGAGAAAGCAAATTGTATAA
- a CDS encoding DUF2142 domain-containing protein, which translates to MSRKLKPQNIFLILASIFGLIWVVFVPPFQSADEFAHFYRAYEISERNLVTENINGEIGNYLPIAIRDFEAAVGGGTITRNYENKATIESLKNAAKIHVVPGENDFFLFPSSAVYHPIVYLPQAIGIKLGNLLNFNLLFTFYLGRLFNLFTYIAMTYLSIKLIPKLKYTFLLLAIMPMTINQAASLSADALTNGALFLFFAYLMYLIFDPNIKFISRKQFISLLIITCIVAASKNAYFLICLLVFLLPKEKTASFKQYITYVATIVASSLLVLLSWGLILKSIKVTFPIDPMMQLSTALHHPFDYIHKLVNTFIDFDYLYVQFVGVFGWGETSVHYFSAIIYLCMLVTSVIIEMKNSDNNLLHIKKGFILFAVSLLTVIIIASTLYLTWTQGEDNVIYGLQGRYFIPISIIFLYSIYLLTPIIKRIRQQYIYMALIFIVLLLSLQKVVHRFW; encoded by the coding sequence ATGAGTAGGAAATTAAAGCCTCAAAATATTTTTTTGATTTTAGCATCTATTTTTGGACTGATATGGGTGGTGTTTGTTCCTCCATTTCAATCAGCTGATGAATTCGCCCATTTTTATCGGGCTTATGAAATTTCAGAACGTAATTTAGTAACTGAAAATATTAATGGTGAGATCGGAAATTACCTTCCTATTGCAATTAGGGATTTTGAAGCTGCGGTTGGAGGAGGGACCATCACACGGAATTATGAAAACAAAGCAACGATTGAGAGTTTGAAAAATGCTGCTAAAATTCATGTTGTTCCTGGTGAAAATGATTTTTTTCTTTTTCCAAGTTCCGCGGTTTATCATCCAATAGTATATTTACCACAAGCAATTGGGATCAAATTGGGAAATTTACTGAATTTTAATTTATTATTTACTTTCTATTTAGGTCGACTTTTCAACCTATTTACGTACATAGCGATGACCTATCTCTCGATAAAATTAATCCCCAAGTTGAAATACACTTTTTTATTGCTCGCTATTATGCCGATGACTATTAATCAAGCAGCATCCCTTAGTGCAGATGCGCTAACAAACGGAGCACTATTTCTGTTTTTCGCCTACCTCATGTATTTAATTTTTGATCCCAATATTAAATTTATTTCTAGAAAACAATTTATTTCTTTATTAATAATAACTTGTATAGTGGCGGCTTCTAAGAATGCATATTTCCTCATTTGTCTTTTGGTATTTCTATTACCAAAAGAAAAGACAGCCAGTTTCAAGCAGTATATTACTTACGTCGCTACTATAGTAGCTTCAAGTTTACTTGTTCTGTTGTCATGGGGGCTAATATTAAAGAGTATTAAAGTAACTTTTCCAATTGATCCTATGATGCAATTGAGTACAGCTTTGCATCACCCTTTTGATTATATTCATAAATTGGTAAATACTTTTATCGATTTTGACTATTTATATGTTCAATTTGTTGGTGTTTTTGGTTGGGGAGAGACTTCTGTACATTATTTCAGTGCCATTATCTACCTATGTATGCTCGTGACGTCTGTAATTATTGAAATGAAAAATAGCGATAATAATCTTCTTCATATTAAGAAAGGATTTATTTTGTTTGCAGTATCATTACTAACTGTAATTATTATAGCATCCACGTTATATCTTACATGGACGCAAGGTGAGGATAATGTCATATATGGATTGCAAGGAAGGTATTTTATACCGATATCCATAATATTTCTGTATTCTATTTATTTATTGACTCCAATTATTAAAAGGATACGGCAACAATATATCTACATGGCTTTGATCTTTATTGTTTTGTTGTTATCCTTGCAAAAAGTTGTGCATCGATTTTGGTAA
- a CDS encoding glycosyltransferase family 2 protein: MNVSIVIPNFNGEKFLIDCLTTLKEQSYQDYETILVDNGSTDDSIKLALEIMPEINCLLLDENKGFSAAVNQGILNSKGKYVALLNNDTLLTVKWLENLLACIESDENVFSCSSKMIQFHDNKLIDNAGDAFTVFGWAYQEGHGENINKYLDNRYIFTSCAGAAIYRREVFDKIGYFDEQFFAYLEDVDIGYRARIEGYDNLYCAESIIYHIGSATTGNGYNSVKVKLSARNNVYLLYKNMLGIQLLLNAPFLIVGHLFKYQFYKKIGFQKEYSEGIRQGITNRKNLTKTEFKISNMRNYVSIQCWLIKKGLQYGIVKIKKMLKLKNDI, encoded by the coding sequence ATGAATGTATCTATCGTTATTCCTAATTTTAATGGCGAAAAATTTTTGATTGACTGTCTGACTACTTTAAAAGAACAATCATATCAAGATTATGAAACTATATTGGTTGATAATGGTTCGACAGATGATAGTATTAAACTTGCACTAGAAATAATGCCGGAAATTAATTGCCTATTACTAGATGAGAATAAAGGATTTAGTGCTGCAGTAAATCAAGGGATTTTAAATAGTAAAGGTAAATATGTGGCCTTACTAAATAATGATACTCTTCTAACGGTCAAATGGCTTGAAAATCTTCTCGCCTGTATTGAGAGCGATGAAAATGTTTTTTCTTGTTCCAGTAAAATGATCCAATTTCATGATAATAAACTCATAGATAATGCTGGTGATGCGTTTACTGTGTTTGGATGGGCATATCAAGAGGGACATGGTGAAAATATAAATAAATACTTGGATAATAGGTACATTTTTACTTCTTGCGCGGGTGCGGCAATATATAGACGGGAAGTTTTTGATAAGATAGGTTATTTTGATGAGCAATTTTTTGCATATTTAGAGGATGTGGACATTGGTTATAGAGCTCGTATAGAAGGTTACGATAATTTATATTGCGCAGAATCAATTATCTATCACATAGGAAGTGCTACCACAGGAAACGGATATAATTCTGTGAAAGTAAAATTATCTGCCAGAAATAATGTATACCTGCTCTATAAAAATATGTTAGGGATTCAACTGCTTCTCAACGCCCCATTCCTAATTGTAGGGCATTTATTTAAATATCAATTTTATAAAAAAATTGGTTTTCAAAAGGAGTATTCTGAAGGAATACGTCAAGGTATTACCAATAGGAAAAACCTTACCAAAACTGAATTTAAAATTAGTAATATGCGTAATTATGTTAGTATACAATGCTGGCTTATTAAAAAGGGTTTGCAATACGGAATTGTGAAAATTAAGAAGATGTTAAAATTGAAAAATGATATCTGA